ACGATCTCCTGGGCCTGAGGATGAGTGAGGTCGTTAAGCACTTTGATCTCTAGGCGGGCCCCTTCCACCACTGTTCCCGGCGCAGCCAGGAGAAAATGATGACGCAGGTGCTCCGGTGAGATATGCGCCAGACAGCCTATCCGAAGAGTGAGGGCCAACACCCTTTGGGCCTGATGTTCCTGAACCAGGGCTTCGATCTTACCCAGCAGATCATCTAAAAGGGAAAGCTCATGCATAAGCTATCATACCATACTAGCCTCTATTAACCAATATGAGTATTTTTGCCATCGGCAAAACATGATCTTGTCAACTACCATAAAATTTCGTGATCGGTAAAGAGATCTGTTTTCGACCACAGCGTCGATATCCATACTATTCCCCCATCTCAACCCCTTGAGAGGTTATGGCGGTTGATCAAAGCCCCATGGTTCACCGACTGCAGCGGCAAAGACGGAGGGCGGCTTCCTGGCCCTCTCGATCAAGCATTATTGTGGGTCATATACCGCAAAGCACACAATCAAAATATTTGCTTAAAGCGAATTTTTTTGAGAAATGATGTGAATGGTTCAAACTCCACTATCTCTCCTGGCACGGTGAATCTATTGTATTGAATTCCTGATCCAAGCTTTGCCGTACAGGCACAGGATAAGTTCGGATCGTTACACTGACGCTGCATCGCTGCCGCCCAGTGGGTGATGCCAGTGTTTAGGGTGGGACGATAGCTGAGGAATGAAAAATCTGCGCTTGAATCCCGGCCATGGTGCCGCCCTATGGGAAAAGGACAGTCCCAAGCGCGGGCCGGGTGTGATTAGGCGGTAGTTATTACTTTGAAAAAGGAAAACCCCAGGATTAGGACTCCGAGATGCCCCCCAAAAGAGACTTTGAAGATATCTCACGAACACTTTACAGAAAAAATCCTATAACATAGCGTAGGGCCAGGAAAGAAATAATTAGGCCCAGGCCGATACGGATGAGGGGGGCGGGGATAAATTTCTGAAGTCTGGCTCCCACGTACATGCCACAGAAACCACCAAGGCCAAAGAGCGCCCCAAGAGTTAAATCCGGAGCAACCCCCAGGCCAGGGTAAAAGGGGGCCAGAACATAGTAAACGGCCACCCCGAACACCGAAGTGATGAAGGTCCCCATCAGCGCGGCCCCGGCCACGGTATAGACCGGCAGCCCGAAGATAGTCACCACGAAAGGGGCGATAATAGCTCCGCCGCCGATGCCGTAGGTGCCGCCAATGAGACCGACTATCAGGGACAGCAGAAACAGAACCAGCGCATTAAAAGAGAAGGTTTCTCCCAGAAATTCATACTCAACCCTCCTTAGCCCCCAGCTCCGGGTCTTTACCCGGGCAGCGGGAGGCAGGGCTTTCCCGTAGGATGGCCCGGCTTCCTTCAGTAGCTTCCGGAGGCGTTCCTTGACTCGGGCCTCGAACTCCGTAATTCTGGCCTTCCGCCGCTTGGCCCAAGAGGTCTGTTCATAAACTAACCGCAAGCCGATGTAAAGGAGCACACATCCCATAAAGAGCTTGAATCGACCTGGCTCCACCATCCAGTTCACCCGGATCAGGGCCCCGGCCCAGAGTCCGGGTAAGGTTCCCAGGATCACCACCCAGGTCATAGGCCAGTTCATCCGGCCTTCCCGGATGTAGTGGCAGACACCGCTGGGAATGGCCACGATGTTAAACACCAGATTGGTAGGGCTGACCGCGGGGCTGGTAAAATTCAAGACACTCACCTGAAAGGGGAGCAGCAGGAAGGCTCCGGAGACGCCTCCCATGGAGGTGAACGTGGAAACCACCAAGGCTACCAGGGGCGGAACAAGTGGATTGACTTCAACCCCCGAAACCGGGAAGAGCATGGCCTAATCCCCATACCGGAGTCGATTTTTTGTCAGCGACAAACTCTTCAATGGAATAGTTTACCCTGTCGCCAAAAAATTATAGCACTTAATTTAGCAGCTGCTAAAATAAAATATGGCCACTGACCGAGAGTTGGCCCGGATGTTTAAGGTCTTAGCAGTTACGCCCCGGGTCAGGATCATCCAATCGCTTAAACACCGGTTTCTTTGCGTGGGGGTCCTGGCAAAGATGCTGGGGATAACCCTCGCCGCGGTGTCCCAGCACCTGCAGATGCTCAAGGAGGCTGGCCTGGTGAAGGCCGAAAAGCGCGGTTATTTCATGCATTATCAACTCAACCATGAAACAATCTCACCCTGGAAAGAGGATTTAGAGGGGTTCTTCACGCTCCCAGCCGAGTTAGAACCCTGCAATTTTACCAAACCAGGAGGTAAACCATGTGTAACTGTAAAACCGAATGTCAGAAACCGGAAGAGTTGAAGGGCGAACCGGAAAATTGCTCACCGGAGCAGATCCAGAAATGCCATGGTGAGGCTCCAGAACACCCTTGCCTGGTTTCACAAAAAAAGTGAGGTTGCTACCCGGAAGGGGGCTTTGTCTCCCTACCGGCCTCAGCGGCTTGCTGCCCCAGATGGAATCTTCCCCAGCCATTGTCGTTTCCGGCTTGAACAAAAGCTTTGGCTCCCTGAAGGCGCTATGCGAGGTGAGTTTCTCGGTACTGCGGGGAGAAATTTTTGCCTACCTGGGACCGAACGGGGCCGGCAAGACCACCACCATTAAGATTCTTTCCGGTTTGCTCGACCGAAACGCCGGGGAGGTAAGCATCTGCGGGGCAGATGTGGCCCAGAACCCGGTTTTTGTGAAAGAACGCATTGGGGTCGTGCCCGATGAGTCCAATCTCTATCCCGAACTTACCTGCCGTCGCAATCTGGAGTATTTGGGGGAATTATATGGCTTGCCGCGCCCGGCTCGCACTTACCGGGCTGAGGAGCTATTGACATTCTTCGAACTGGCCGACCGGGCGGCCACTCCCTT
Above is a genomic segment from Deltaproteobacteria bacterium containing:
- a CDS encoding sulfite exporter TauE/SafE family protein, which gives rise to MLFPVSGVEVNPLVPPLVALVVSTFTSMGGVSGAFLLLPFQVSVLNFTSPAVSPTNLVFNIVAIPSGVCHYIREGRMNWPMTWVVILGTLPGLWAGALIRVNWMVEPGRFKLFMGCVLLYIGLRLVYEQTSWAKRRKARITEFEARVKERLRKLLKEAGPSYGKALPPAARVKTRSWGLRRVEYEFLGETFSFNALVLFLLSLIVGLIGGTYGIGGGAIIAPFVVTIFGLPVYTVAGAALMGTFITSVFGVAVYYVLAPFYPGLGVAPDLTLGALFGLGGFCGMYVGARLQKFIPAPLIRIGLGLIISFLALRYVIGFFL
- a CDS encoding helix-turn-helix transcriptional regulator gives rise to the protein MATDRELARMFKVLAVTPRVRIIQSLKHRFLCVGVLAKMLGITLAAVSQHLQMLKEAGLVKAEKRGYFMHYQLNHETISPWKEDLEGFFTLPAELEPCNFTKPGGKPCVTVKPNVRNRKS
- a CDS encoding hydrogenase maturation nickel metallochaperone HypA; its protein translation is MHELSLLDDLLGKIEALVQEHQAQRVLALTLRIGCLAHISPEHLRHHFLLAAPGTVVEGARLEIKVLNDLTHPQAQEIVLEAVELDA